Proteins encoded within one genomic window of Cellulomonas flavigena DSM 20109:
- a CDS encoding RDD family protein, translating to MTTRPATAVDDRPASLGRRCVAVLVDQLVVLALGGGLVLVGMLRTAAALRTGVVPSGGVPAGLVVAGAVLATVVAVVQWVLHGRFGWTLGRLLLGVRTVDVHSRRPIGAGRVLLRGCVVAAGSLVVGVGQYVVLLSPLLDRTGRLRGWHDRAVDAEVLRAATPAGRRTVPGRDHARVVPAPAPGPTPVDAAPVATPRPVAAAASASPADRSDAPPPAAPATPGGGLVLAPLHPQRAAPDLDTRAIPAVRATPTLAFGLAPELEMTRPARPRTDVVPDPRPGTSTGLRVTFDDGRVLTVDRLALVGRNPSPAPDVQVVRVVDPSRSVSKTHLQLAVDSAGGAWVVDRGSTNGTLVTLPDGAQVVCPVDHPVRLRVGARVAFGDRSLRVLATPEARGPR from the coding sequence ATGACCACCCGACCAGCGACCGCCGTGGACGACCGCCCCGCGAGCCTGGGCCGACGGTGCGTCGCGGTGCTCGTCGACCAGCTCGTCGTGCTCGCGCTCGGCGGTGGGCTGGTGCTGGTGGGGATGCTGCGCACCGCGGCGGCACTGCGCACGGGAGTGGTGCCGTCCGGCGGTGTCCCCGCAGGACTCGTGGTCGCCGGTGCGGTGCTGGCCACGGTGGTCGCTGTCGTGCAGTGGGTGCTGCACGGACGGTTCGGGTGGACGCTCGGCCGCCTCCTGCTGGGGGTGCGGACCGTCGACGTGCACAGCCGCCGGCCGATCGGCGCAGGCCGCGTGCTGCTGCGGGGGTGCGTGGTGGCGGCGGGCTCGCTCGTCGTCGGCGTCGGCCAGTACGTCGTCCTGCTGTCCCCGCTGCTCGACCGCACGGGGCGCCTGCGGGGCTGGCACGACCGCGCGGTCGACGCGGAGGTGCTGCGGGCGGCGACGCCCGCAGGGCGCCGCACCGTGCCCGGGCGCGACCACGCTCGGGTGGTGCCCGCCCCGGCGCCCGGTCCGACCCCGGTCGACGCGGCGCCGGTCGCCACGCCGCGACCGGTCGCGGCGGCGGCGTCGGCGTCCCCCGCCGACCGCTCGGACGCCCCGCCGCCTGCCGCGCCCGCGACGCCGGGCGGCGGGCTGGTCCTCGCGCCGCTGCACCCGCAGCGCGCGGCGCCCGACCTGGACACGCGCGCGATCCCGGCGGTGCGGGCGACCCCCACCCTCGCCTTCGGCCTGGCGCCCGAGCTGGAGATGACCCGACCCGCGCGGCCACGGACCGACGTGGTCCCGGACCCGCGCCCGGGCACCTCGACGGGTCTGCGGGTGACCTTCGACGACGGCCGTGTCCTCACCGTCGATCGGCTCGCACTCGTGGGCCGCAACCCCTCGCCGGCGCCGGACGTGCAGGTGGTGCGGGTGGTCGACCCGTCGCGGTCCGTCTCCAAGACGCACCTGCAGCTCGCCGTCGACAGCGCCGGCGGCGCGTGGGTGGTCGACCGCGGCTCCACCAACGGCACGCTCGTGACGCTGCCCGACGGGGCGCAGGTGGTGTGCCCGGTCGACCACCCGGTGCGGCTGCGGGTGGGCGCCCGGGTGGCGTTCGGCGACCGGTCGCTGCGGGTCCTCGCGACGCCCGAGGCGCGCGGCCCCCGCTAG
- a CDS encoding transglutaminase domain-containing protein — MRPGQRVGVREPADAVRDVVVLVLATGLALTPLLPAYGTAAVLPALLGGVVLGGGVVVVTAVRRSSALVVVASLLGAYALAGGALAAPTTTVAGVVPTPATLVALARGAASTWKQVLTLQPPVGTGGTLLVAALLLALVGTAVALSLTLRVRRPAVAALAAVVPLAVLVGSIVLGTRQPPVPPAVAGTVLVATCLVWAAWRVGSWRPRRVVATAALAAVAATGGLLGGPLVVADEPRLVVRDEIVPPFDPRDYPSPLASFRRLVKLDDTVLMTVDGLPAGARVRLATFDRYDGVVFNVAGDGSAQASGEFRRVGDEIDVPVRGTPARVEVTVGDLQGVWLPTVGYARSVDLGRQASDLRYNDVTGAAVVTSGVRPGMTYTMEVVVPDRPDDDEVGRASAAAVSPPTSARLQVVDAAASDVARDAGSPVQVARAISRYLSEDGYFSHGLTDAGDHPSLSGHGAARVAELLAGEIMVGDGEQYAAAAALMIQARGLPARVVLGFVPGSGDDEDGTGDVPPPTDEDGAVEIRGRDVQAWVEVAFAGHGWVPFDVTPPRSRTPEQEQEETDTDPQPQVVQPPALPPDRVTPPEDDTEQPQTEDPPADDSGLALWLRIAAWAGVGLAGVLVLLSPLLVVVALKARRRRRRRRAADPVRRVAGGWDEVVDTARDMGGEPPAGGTRRETARLWGRTLVERHPAVAARVDALARRADRAVFAPGVPDRSDVEAYWADVDATVSALRRTLPWRRRVRTRAALTSLRRPSAARPREPRRQPAPTAPPAPPTTRRARRGER; from the coding sequence ATGAGGCCCGGGCAGCGGGTCGGCGTGCGCGAGCCCGCGGACGCCGTGCGCGACGTGGTCGTGCTCGTCCTCGCGACGGGGCTGGCGCTGACGCCGCTCCTGCCGGCCTACGGCACGGCCGCGGTGCTGCCGGCGCTCCTGGGCGGCGTCGTCCTGGGCGGTGGCGTCGTGGTCGTCACGGCCGTGCGGCGCTCGTCCGCGCTGGTGGTCGTCGCGTCCCTGCTCGGTGCGTACGCGCTCGCGGGCGGCGCGCTGGCCGCCCCGACGACGACGGTCGCCGGCGTGGTGCCGACGCCCGCGACGCTCGTCGCGCTCGCGCGCGGTGCCGCGTCGACGTGGAAGCAGGTGCTGACCCTGCAGCCGCCGGTCGGCACCGGCGGCACGCTGCTCGTGGCGGCGCTGCTGCTCGCGCTCGTCGGCACGGCGGTCGCGTTGTCGCTGACCCTGCGGGTCCGTCGTCCGGCCGTGGCCGCGCTGGCGGCGGTCGTCCCGCTCGCCGTGCTCGTCGGGTCGATCGTGCTCGGCACGCGGCAGCCGCCCGTGCCGCCCGCCGTCGCCGGGACGGTGCTCGTCGCGACGTGCCTGGTCTGGGCCGCGTGGCGGGTCGGCTCCTGGCGGCCCCGCCGCGTGGTGGCGACCGCGGCGCTCGCGGCCGTCGCGGCGACCGGTGGCCTGCTCGGTGGTCCGCTCGTCGTCGCGGACGAGCCGCGCCTCGTGGTCCGCGACGAGATCGTGCCGCCGTTCGACCCGCGTGACTACCCGAGCCCCCTCGCGTCGTTCCGACGCCTGGTGAAGCTCGACGACACGGTGCTGATGACGGTCGACGGCCTGCCCGCCGGGGCGCGTGTGCGGCTCGCGACGTTCGACCGGTACGACGGTGTCGTGTTCAACGTGGCGGGGGACGGCTCCGCGCAGGCGTCGGGGGAGTTCCGCCGGGTGGGCGACGAGATCGACGTCCCCGTGCGCGGCACGCCGGCCCGCGTCGAGGTGACGGTCGGGGACCTGCAGGGCGTGTGGCTGCCGACCGTCGGGTACGCACGGTCCGTCGACCTGGGGCGGCAGGCCTCCGACCTGCGCTACAACGACGTCACGGGAGCGGCCGTCGTCACGTCCGGCGTGCGCCCCGGCATGACGTACACGATGGAGGTCGTCGTGCCGGACCGGCCGGACGACGACGAGGTCGGCCGCGCGTCCGCGGCCGCCGTCTCGCCGCCGACGTCCGCCCGTCTGCAGGTCGTCGACGCCGCGGCGTCCGACGTCGCACGCGACGCCGGGTCGCCCGTCCAGGTCGCACGTGCGATCTCCCGGTACCTGTCCGAGGACGGCTACTTCAGCCACGGCCTGACCGACGCGGGCGACCACCCGTCCCTGTCGGGCCACGGCGCCGCGCGCGTCGCCGAGCTCCTCGCGGGCGAGATCATGGTCGGTGACGGCGAGCAGTACGCCGCTGCGGCCGCGCTGATGATCCAGGCGAGGGGTCTGCCGGCGCGGGTCGTCCTCGGGTTCGTCCCCGGGTCGGGCGACGACGAGGACGGGACCGGGGACGTGCCCCCGCCGACCGACGAGGACGGTGCCGTCGAGATCCGCGGCCGCGACGTCCAGGCGTGGGTCGAGGTGGCCTTCGCCGGGCACGGCTGGGTGCCGTTCGACGTGACGCCGCCGCGCTCGCGGACCCCCGAGCAGGAGCAGGAGGAGACGGACACCGACCCGCAGCCGCAGGTGGTGCAGCCGCCCGCCCTGCCGCCGGACCGGGTCACGCCGCCCGAGGACGACACCGAGCAGCCGCAGACGGAGGACCCGCCCGCGGACGACTCCGGGCTCGCGCTGTGGCTGCGGATCGCCGCCTGGGCGGGCGTCGGTCTCGCGGGTGTCCTCGTGCTGCTGTCGCCGCTGCTCGTCGTCGTCGCGCTCAAGGCGCGCCGGCGCCGGCGGCGGCGCCGCGCGGCGGACCCCGTGCGACGTGTCGCCGGAGGTTGGGACGAGGTCGTCGACACCGCCCGCGACATGGGCGGCGAGCCCCCGGCGGGCGGCACGCGACGCGAGACCGCGCGGCTGTGGGGGCGCACGCTCGTGGAGCGGCACCCCGCGGTGGCCGCGCGCGTCGACGCTCTCGCGCGCCGCGCGGACCGTGCGGTGTTCGCACCGGGTGTGCCGGACCGCTCCGACGTCGAGGCGTACTGGGCGGACGTCGACGCGACCGTGAGTGCGCTGCGCCGGACCCTGCCCTGGCGTCGCCGGGTGCGCACGCGGGCGGCGCTCACCTCGCTGCGCCGCCCGTCGGCCGCGCGTCCCCGCGAGCCCCGTCGGCAGCCGGCACCCACGGCGCCGCCCGCCCCACCGACGACCCGCCGAGCACGCCGAGGTGAGCGATGA
- a CDS encoding DUF58 domain-containing protein: MGLRVAPLGWGTAVVAVFATAAGRVLGWGELAALGVALLAVLVVALLMTVGRTRYRVVLDLADHRVRIGQRAVGRVDVRNAARRRSLPSQVDLPVGERVVELSVPSLPPGGTHDDLFAVPTERRAVIVVGPVVSRRGDPFGLLQRRLRWTEPAELFVHPEVIGLGGANAGLLRDLEGQATRDLSDSDLNFHALRDYVAGDDRRYIHWRTTARRGRLMVKQFEDTRRTLTSIALATAVGDYAHPDELELAVSVAASIAVQAIRDERDVEVLAGAGHLRTATPPLLLDDCSRLSWSPTGPGVVLLGRRVVRETPDASVAFLVTGGAPTDADLRLGARALPAGTRAVVLRCALGEDVAVRTQGSLTLGTLGRLDDLPRALRRVVG, encoded by the coding sequence GTGGGTCTGCGCGTCGCGCCCCTGGGGTGGGGGACCGCGGTCGTGGCCGTCTTCGCCACGGCGGCGGGACGCGTGCTGGGCTGGGGCGAGCTCGCGGCGCTCGGCGTCGCGCTGCTGGCCGTCCTCGTGGTCGCCCTCCTCATGACGGTCGGGCGCACCCGCTACCGCGTCGTGCTCGACCTGGCGGACCACCGCGTGCGCATCGGCCAGCGGGCCGTGGGGCGCGTCGACGTCCGCAACGCCGCCAGGCGCCGCTCCCTGCCCTCGCAGGTCGACCTGCCCGTCGGGGAGCGGGTCGTCGAGCTGTCGGTCCCGAGCCTGCCGCCCGGCGGCACGCACGACGACCTGTTCGCGGTGCCGACGGAGCGGCGTGCCGTGATCGTCGTGGGCCCCGTGGTGTCGCGGCGGGGCGACCCCTTCGGACTGCTGCAGCGCCGTCTGCGCTGGACCGAGCCCGCCGAGCTCTTCGTGCACCCCGAGGTGATCGGCCTGGGCGGCGCCAACGCCGGCCTGCTGCGCGACCTCGAGGGGCAGGCGACGCGTGACCTGTCGGACTCGGACCTCAACTTCCACGCGCTGCGCGACTACGTCGCCGGCGACGACCGCCGCTACATCCACTGGCGCACGACCGCGCGCCGTGGCCGCCTCATGGTCAAGCAGTTCGAGGACACGCGGCGCACGCTGACGTCCATCGCGCTCGCGACCGCGGTCGGCGACTACGCGCACCCCGACGAGCTCGAGCTGGCGGTGTCGGTCGCCGCGTCGATCGCGGTGCAGGCGATCCGCGACGAGCGCGACGTCGAGGTGCTCGCCGGGGCGGGCCACCTGCGGACCGCCACGCCCCCGCTGCTCCTCGACGACTGCTCGCGGCTGTCGTGGTCGCCCACGGGGCCCGGTGTCGTCCTGCTGGGCCGCCGCGTGGTGCGCGAGACACCGGACGCGTCGGTGGCCTTCCTCGTCACGGGCGGCGCGCCCACCGACGCCGACCTGCGTCTGGGTGCGCGCGCACTGCCCGCCGGCACGCGCGCCGTCGTCCTGCGGTGCGCGCTCGGCGAGGACGTCGCGGTGCGCACGCAGGGCTCGCTCACGCTGGGCACGCTCGGCCGGCTCGACGACCTGCCGCGCGCACTGCGCCGGGTGGTGGGATGA
- a CDS encoding AAA family ATPase, which yields MTPEQTTWFAETFEALVGNVGQALLGKEETVRLVLIAMLADGHVLLEDAPGTGKTSLAKAIAATVQGSHHRIQFTPDLLPSDVTGVTIYDQSSQRFEFHPGPIFASVVLADEINRASPKTQAALLEVMEEANVTVDGVTHPVGRPFMVIATQNPIEQAGTYRLPEAQLDRFLLKTSLGYPDRASSIEILAGLKDRTTALRPRITTQAVGTMADLALTVHVDEAVLDYVARLLEATRDDAQTALGASIRGGLALVRCAKVSAAADGRDYVLPDDVKVLAQPVLAHRLVLDSEAEFAGVTATEVVARVLSQVAPPALRRG from the coding sequence ATGACCCCCGAGCAGACCACCTGGTTCGCCGAGACGTTCGAGGCCCTCGTGGGCAACGTCGGTCAGGCGCTCCTCGGCAAGGAGGAGACCGTCCGCCTCGTGCTCATCGCGATGCTCGCGGACGGGCACGTGCTGCTCGAGGACGCGCCCGGCACCGGCAAGACGTCGCTCGCGAAGGCGATCGCCGCCACCGTGCAGGGCTCGCACCACCGCATCCAGTTCACGCCCGACCTGCTCCCGTCCGACGTCACGGGCGTGACGATCTACGACCAGTCGTCGCAGCGGTTCGAGTTCCACCCGGGACCGATCTTCGCGTCGGTCGTGCTGGCCGACGAGATCAACCGCGCCTCGCCCAAGACGCAGGCCGCCCTGCTGGAGGTCATGGAGGAGGCGAACGTCACGGTCGACGGCGTCACGCACCCCGTGGGACGCCCGTTCATGGTCATCGCGACGCAGAACCCCATCGAGCAGGCGGGAACGTACCGGCTCCCCGAGGCGCAGCTCGACCGGTTCCTGCTCAAGACGTCGCTCGGCTACCCCGACCGTGCGTCGTCGATCGAGATCCTCGCGGGCCTCAAGGACCGCACGACCGCGCTGCGCCCGCGCATCACGACGCAGGCCGTGGGCACCATGGCCGACCTCGCGCTCACCGTGCACGTCGACGAGGCGGTGCTGGACTACGTCGCGCGCCTGCTCGAGGCGACGCGCGACGACGCGCAGACGGCGCTCGGCGCGAGCATCCGTGGCGGGCTGGCCCTGGTGCGCTGCGCCAAGGTGTCCGCGGCGGCCGACGGCCGCGACTACGTGCTGCCCGACGACGTCAAGGTCCTCGCGCAGCCGGTGCTGGCGCACCGCCTCGTGCTCGACAGCGAGGCCGAGTTCGCCGGCGTCACGGCCACGGAGGTCGTCGCGCGCGTGCTCTCGCAGGTCGCGCCGCCCGCGCTGCGACGGGGCTGA